The following coding sequences lie in one Hydrogenophaga sp. PBL-H3 genomic window:
- the rplI gene encoding 50S ribosomal protein L9 translates to MQIILLDKVVNLGALGDVVKVKDGYARNFLIPSGRARRATQNAIAEFEARRVELEKVAAAKHAEAQALGEKLSAVTVKLSQKAGVDGRLFGSVTNHDVSEELNKQGFKVAKSQVRMPNGPLKNVGDYTVSVNLHTDVTVDVNVTVLGETA, encoded by the coding sequence ATGCAAATCATCCTGCTCGACAAAGTTGTCAATCTCGGCGCCCTCGGCGATGTGGTCAAGGTCAAGGACGGCTACGCCCGCAACTTCCTGATTCCTTCCGGCCGCGCCCGCCGCGCCACGCAAAATGCCATCGCCGAATTCGAAGCACGCCGCGTCGAACTCGAAAAGGTGGCCGCTGCCAAGCACGCTGAAGCCCAGGCCTTGGGTGAAAAGCTCTCCGCCGTGACGGTCAAGCTGTCGCAGAAAGCCGGTGTTGACGGTCGCCTGTTTGGCTCCGTCACCAACCACGACGTGTCCGAAGAGCTGAACAAACAAGGCTTCAAGGTTGCGAAGTCGCAAGTGCGCATGCCCAACGGTCCCCTGAAGAACGTGGGCGACTACACGGTGAGCGTGAACCTGCACACCGACGTGACGGTCGACGTCAACGTCACGGTGCTCGGCGAAACCGCCTGA
- a CDS encoding MFS transporter, translating into MATSTATASAPMTKEERKVIFASSLGTVFEWYDFYLYGSLAAIIARQFFSGLDPTSAYIFALLAFAAGFLVRPFGAIFFGRLGDMIGRKYTFLVTILIMGASTFIVGLLPSYASIGMAAPVILIVLRMLQGLALGGEYGGAATYVAEHAPHGKRGAYTAWIQTTATLGLFLSLLVILGVRTAIGDKEFGDWGWRVPFLLSVVLLGISVWIRLSLNESPAFQKMKSEGKTSKAPLTESFGEWKNLKVVIIALLGLTAGQAVVWYTGQFYALFFLTTIAKVDATTANLLIAASLLIGTPFFIVFGSLSDKIGRKPIIMGGCLIAALTYFTVFPMLLNYANPALVEAQRVSKVTVTANLAECSFQGSPIARDIDFRTSCDIAKRALTQSYIPYLSVQGTAGTAATITLGDKVLTAPVGVLNEKRNGFTPESAKAIADFRKELADTAKAASLTVPADPAKMNKGMVLVILVFLVILVTMVYGPIAAMLVELFPTRIRYTSMSLPYHIGNGWFGGLLPTTAFAMVAATGDIYYGLWYPVIVATGTFIIGMIFIKETKDVDIYARD; encoded by the coding sequence ATGGCAACATCGACGGCAACTGCTTCCGCACCGATGACCAAGGAGGAGCGCAAGGTCATCTTTGCATCCTCACTCGGCACGGTTTTCGAGTGGTACGACTTCTACCTTTACGGCTCGCTCGCGGCCATCATCGCGCGGCAGTTCTTCTCCGGCCTGGATCCAACATCCGCCTACATCTTCGCGCTGCTGGCCTTCGCGGCGGGCTTCCTGGTTCGTCCTTTCGGTGCCATCTTCTTCGGCCGGCTGGGCGACATGATCGGTCGCAAGTACACCTTCCTGGTGACCATTCTGATCATGGGTGCTTCCACGTTCATCGTGGGCCTGCTCCCCAGCTACGCCTCGATCGGCATGGCTGCTCCCGTCATCCTGATCGTCCTGCGCATGCTGCAAGGCCTGGCGCTGGGCGGTGAGTACGGTGGCGCAGCAACCTACGTGGCCGAACATGCGCCCCATGGCAAGCGCGGCGCATACACCGCGTGGATCCAGACCACGGCAACGCTGGGCCTGTTCCTGTCGCTGCTGGTCATTCTGGGTGTGCGCACCGCGATCGGCGACAAGGAGTTTGGTGATTGGGGCTGGCGTGTTCCATTCCTGCTGTCGGTCGTCCTGTTGGGTATCTCGGTGTGGATTCGTCTGAGCCTCAACGAATCGCCCGCGTTCCAGAAGATGAAGTCCGAAGGCAAGACCTCGAAAGCTCCATTGACCGAGTCCTTCGGCGAGTGGAAGAACCTCAAGGTCGTGATCATTGCGCTGCTGGGCCTCACGGCAGGTCAAGCCGTGGTCTGGTACACGGGTCAGTTCTATGCGCTGTTCTTCCTGACCACGATTGCCAAGGTCGACGCCACCACGGCCAACCTGTTGATCGCTGCCTCGCTGTTGATCGGCACGCCGTTCTTCATCGTGTTCGGCTCGTTGTCCGACAAGATCGGCCGCAAGCCAATCATCATGGGTGGTTGCCTGATCGCTGCGCTGACCTACTTCACGGTCTTCCCGATGTTGCTTAACTACGCCAACCCGGCGCTGGTGGAAGCACAACGGGTCAGCAAGGTGACCGTGACGGCCAACCTCGCGGAATGCTCGTTCCAGGGAAGCCCGATTGCACGCGACATCGATTTCCGCACCTCGTGCGATATCGCCAAGCGCGCCTTGACCCAGTCCTACATTCCTTACCTCAGCGTGCAGGGCACGGCGGGTACGGCGGCAACGATCACGTTGGGTGACAAGGTATTGACGGCTCCCGTCGGTGTTCTCAACGAGAAGCGCAACGGCTTCACACCTGAAAGCGCCAAGGCCATTGCCGACTTCCGCAAGGAGCTCGCCGATACCGCCAAGGCCGCCAGCCTCACGGTGCCTGCCGATCCTGCGAAGATGAACAAAGGCATGGTGCTGGTGATCCTGGTCTTCCTGGTGATTCTGGTGACCATGGTTTATGGCCCCATCGCCGCCATGTTGGTCGAACTCTTCCCCACCCGCATCCGCTACACCTCGATGAGCTTGCCGTACCACATCGGCAATGGCTGGTTCGGTGGCTTGCTGCCCACCACGGCATTTGCCATGGTGGCCGCGACCGGGGATATCTACTACGGGTTGTGGTACCCGGTGATCGTTGCCACGGGCACTTTCATCATCGGCATGATCTTCATCAAGGAAACCAAGGACGTCGACATCTACGCTCGCGACTGA
- the priB gene encoding primosomal replication protein N, which translates to MVVQVQSLRYTPAGIPAVNLVLEHESQIVELDTPRQVKLQLRAIAFGSHAEILSRQGLDSVCEFHGFLTNARNGKGVVFHIQDFSKT; encoded by the coding sequence GTGGTGGTGCAGGTGCAGAGCCTGCGGTACACGCCGGCAGGCATACCGGCAGTCAACCTCGTGCTCGAACACGAATCACAGATTGTCGAACTGGACACCCCCAGGCAAGTGAAACTGCAACTCAGGGCCATCGCCTTCGGGTCGCACGCCGAAATCCTCTCCCGACAGGGCCTCGATTCGGTTTGTGAGTTTCACGGCTTCTTGACCAACGCGCGCAATGGCAAAGGCGTGGTGTTCCACATCCAAGATTTCAGCAAGACATAG
- the rpsR gene encoding 30S ribosomal protein S18 produces MASPKRFNKDKRPKRNTQSLLFKRKRFCRFTVANVEEVDYKDVDVLRDFIAENGKIIPARLTGTRAFYQRQVNTAIKRARFLGMLPYSDQHRV; encoded by the coding sequence ATGGCGTCACCCAAACGTTTCAACAAAGACAAGCGCCCCAAGCGCAACACCCAATCGCTGCTGTTCAAGCGCAAGCGCTTCTGCCGCTTCACCGTGGCCAACGTCGAAGAAGTCGACTACAAGGACGTTGACGTCCTGCGCGACTTCATCGCCGAGAACGGCAAGATCATCCCCGCGCGCCTGACCGGCACGCGTGCCTTCTACCAACGTCAGGTCAACACCGCCATCAAGCGCGCGCGCTTCCTTGGCATGTTGCCTTACAGCGACCAGCACCGCGTCTGA
- the rpsF gene encoding 30S ribosomal protein S6, whose product MRHYEIVLLIHPDQSEQVPAMLERYKGMITAGGGKIHRVEDWGRRQMAYQINKLSKAHYLCVNIEADQAVMAELEHAFKFNDAVLRHLTVLRKKADTGPSSMMKSVEREEARKLQQPAQQHQPQEQAQA is encoded by the coding sequence ATGCGTCATTACGAAATCGTTTTGCTGATCCACCCGGATCAAAGCGAACAGGTTCCAGCCATGCTGGAGCGCTACAAGGGCATGATCACCGCCGGCGGCGGCAAGATCCACCGCGTTGAAGACTGGGGTCGTCGCCAGATGGCATACCAGATCAACAAGCTGTCCAAGGCCCACTACCTGTGCGTCAACATCGAGGCCGATCAGGCCGTGATGGCTGAACTGGAGCATGCCTTCAAGTTCAACGACGCCGTGCTGCGCCACCTGACCGTGCTGCGCAAGAAAGCCGACACCGGCCCATCTTCGATGATGAAGTCGGTCGAGCGCGAAGAAGCCCGCAAGCTTCAGCAGCCCGCCCAGCAGCACCAACCGCAGGAACAGGCCCAGGCTTGA